The following coding sequences are from one Papilio machaon chromosome 8, ilPapMach1.1, whole genome shotgun sequence window:
- the LOC106720197 gene encoding 2-oxoisovalerate dehydrogenase subunit beta, mitochondrial, with the protein MTSLLTQKSLVIGKLTKYVNDCAKRLSSHFIYYPDNEKPISGETTKMNMMQAINNAMDITLRDDPTAVLFGEDVGFGGVFRCALGLQDKYGKDRVFNTPLCEQGIAGFGIGLATAGATAIAEIQFADYIFPAFDQLVNEAAKARYRSGGQFDCGALTVRAPCGAVGHGGLYHSQSPEAYFAHTPGLRVVVPRGPIAAKGLLLACIRERDPCIFLEPKILYRSATEEVPVDDYTLPLGKAQVLREGTSATLLCWGTQVHVLLEVAQMAEDQLGVTVDLIDLQSILPWDEETVCNSVKKTGRCLISHEAPLTCGFGAEVAATVQEECFLHLEAPVCRVSGWDTPFPHVFEPFYLPDRWRCYEQLVKLLNY; encoded by the exons ATGACTAGTTTATTGACGCAGAAAAGTTTAGTTATTGgaaagttaacaaaatatgttaacgATTGTGCAAAAAGGCTTTCCtcgcattttatttactatcccgataatgaaaaaccaatttcag GTGAAACAACCAAAATGAATATGATGCAAGCAATAAACAATGCAATGGACATCACATTACGGGATGATCCAACTGCAGTACTGTTTGGTGAAGATGTTGGCTTCGGAGGAGTGTTTAGATGTGCTCTTGGCTTGCAG GACAAGTATGGTAAAGACCGTGTGTTCAACACTCCGCTGTGCGAGCAGGGTATTGCTGGGTTCGGCATCGGCCTGGCTACTGCAGGAGCCACGGCTATAGCTGAGATACAGTTTGCTGATTACATATTCCCTGCGTTTGATCAG TTGGTGAACGAGGCTGCGAAGGCGCGGTACCGTTCAGGCGGACAGTTCGATTGCGGTGCGCTGACAGTGCGCGCTCCGTGCGGGGCTGTGGGACATGGCGGACTTTACCACTCTCAGAGTCCCGAGGCTTACTTCGCCCACACGCCCGGACTGAGG GTGGTGGTGCCGCGCGGGCCTATCGCAGCCAAGGGTCTACTCCTGGCCTGCATCAGGGAGCGGGACCCCTGCATCTTCCTGGAGCCCAAGATCCTGTACCGCTCCGCCACGGAGGAGGTGCCAGTAGACGACTACACGCTGCCGCTCGGCAAAGCACAAGTACTTAGAGAGG GTACATCAGCGACGCTGCTGTGTTGGGGTACGCAGGTACACGTGCTGCTGGAGGTTGCGCAGATGGCGGAGGACCAGCTCGGGGTCACTGTGGACCTCATAGACCTGCAGTCCATCCTGCCCTGGGACGAGGAGACAGTCTGCAAT TCTGTGAAGAAGACAGGACGTTGTCTGATATCTCACGAGGCGCCGCTCACTTGCGGCTTTGGAGCAGAAGTCGCAGCCACTGTACAg GAGGAATGTTTCCTGCACCTGGAGGCGCCAGTGTGCCGCGTGTCAGGCTGGGACACTCCATTCCCTCATGTCTTCGAGCCTTTCTACCTCCCCGACAGGTGGCGCTGCTACGAACAACTTGTCAAACTACTAAACTACTGA
- the LOC106720163 gene encoding inner nuclear membrane protein Man1: MADQVDSMSDAELRTKLAEHGFPIMPITASTRKLLVKKLKLVLDNKSKPRNSVDSKVESRRSLARYSSGEESDLDASNAKDKRGGRRSKIGGSMLPPASSKTRHIPVKKDSPAKPDSDKGSESDEEKSPVRIREKVETITTRQIKRTYTNDQDDYETGSDSDVDGDKKTSTPYRSNSRASDHISSTLPTANASTSPPKPSLYTIPSISSTNYSSPILSSSDHLNSIRSRLGLTSTLADRPSVSSYISDYTTNNVDEVESPYLSNFTRRLSSLKSDPPKTSTFLDQDTNNGSTVLPRRSYMTGVTRSADVVDYKTVNDKKFLKNNLVSLALVVLVALFFFCLFFMYLVKKNDIASVVDDQNSVIPICQLNIPGNRPGINCVPREHVSYAKDLLKVIHPELTTRIASYQCGKQGALPYLTEKEIIDIASSRAEMVDVSQCRTDLNNLQVLIVNNPRWGLSVVQLKNLYTKDVEYTPITSVDIVVQQRNKGSVAITLSDPSTPISCLFVNTLYSAGSTFIIVGLISVVILGLQRFYKYYLRYQKKKSEEIYSMVEQIIDIISQETEDSGEPYISIDHVRDTLISPQNREKMASTWDAAVKFIQTNESRVRMEVQSVDGEDCRVWRWISPHGSPKRSAAWQGQAFETQEGSVNNLTVSPTPCLKIRHMFDKNDTNTNLRSVIQDAILEKCGDRCNILHIDIDRASCCVYVKCSTTIDAGVVYRSLHGWWYEGRLITVKYLRLERYMQRFPNSPSTGPFLKPSRRR, translated from the coding sequence ATGGCCGATCAGGTAGATTCAATGTCAGATGCGGAGCTTCGGACTAAACTAGCCGAGCATGGATTTCCAATTATGCCGATCACTGCTTCTACCAGAAAACTGTtggtaaagaaattaaaactcGTTTTGGACAATAAAAGTAAGCCTCGTAACAGTGTCGACAGTAAAGTGGAAAGCAGACGTTCGCTCGCGCGTTATTCGAGCGGCGAGGAATCCGACTTGGACGCCAGCAATGCTAAAGATAAACGGGGAGGCCGACGGAGCAAAATCGGGGGGTCCATGTTACCGCCCGCCAGTAGCAAGACTCGCCACATACCCGTTAAAAAAGATTCCCCCGCTAAACCCGACTCCGACAAAGGATCAGAGTCTGACGAAGAAAAATCACCCGTGCGCATACGCGAGAAAGTTGAAACTATAACTACTCGTCAGATAAAAAGAACTTACACAAATGATCAAGATGACTATGAAACAGGCTCCGATAGTGATGTTGATGGTGACAAGAAAACCTCTACTCCTTACAGAAGCAACTCCAGAGCTAGTGATCACATATCCAGCACACTACCCACTGCCAATGCCAGCACCAGTCCCCCCAAGCCATCTCTTTACACCATTCCTTCCATCTCTTCCACTAACTACTCATCACCAATACTTTCCTCCTCGGATCATTTGAATTCAATAAGGTCTAGGCTTGGGTTAACATCTACATTAGCTGATAGGCCATCTGTTAGCAGTTACATATCTGACTATACAACAAACAATGTAGATGAAGTTGAATCTCCTTATCTAAGTAATTTTACACGCCGCTTATCTTCTTTGAAATCAGATCCGCCCAAAACGAGCACATTTTTAGATCAAGACACAAACAATGGCAGCACTGTCCTGCCTCGCAGGTCTTACATGACTGGTGTGACAAGATCAGCAGATGTTGTTGACTATAAAACAGTAAATGacaaaaagtttttgaaaaacaaCCTTGTGTCTCTTGCCCTTGTTGTATTAGttgcacttttttttttttgcttattcTTTATGTATCTAGTTAAGAAAAATGATATTGCCTCTGTGGTTGATGATCAAAACAGTGTCATACCAATATGTCAATTAAATATACCTGGAAATAGACCGGGCATCAACTGTGTACCCCGAGAACACGTCAGCTACGCAAAAGATCTTCTAAAAGTCATACATCCGGAACTCACTACCCGAATTGCCTCATATCAATGTGGCAAGCAAGGAGCTCTGCCATATCTcacagaaaaagaaattattgatATTGCTAGTTCAAGAGCTGAGATGGTAGATGTGAGTCAATGTCGGACAGATTTGAATAATTTGCAAGTCCTGATTGTTAACAACCCTCGATGGGGTCTCTCTGTTGTTCAGTTAAAAAATTTGTATACTAAAGATGTTGAGTACACCCCTATTACTTCTGTCGACATAGTTGTGCAGCAACGCAACAAAGGCAGTGTAGCTATAACTTTGTCAGATCCATCTACTCCCATATCCTGTTTGTTTGTTAACACTCTCTACTCTGCTGGATCTACATTCATCATAGTTGGCTTGATCAGTGTTGTAATTCTTGGCttacaaagattttataaatactatcTGAGATATCAAAAAAAGAAGAGTGAAGAAATCTACTCCATGGTTGAACAGATCATAGATATTATATCTCAAGAAACTGAAGATAGCGGAGAACCTTACATATCAATTGATCATGTAAGGGACACCTTGATATCTCCCCAAAACAGAGAGAAAATGGCATCAACCTGGGATGCGGCCGTGAAATTCATACAAACTAATGAAAGCAGAGTGCGAATGGAAGTGCAATCGGTAGATGGTGAAGATTGCAGAGTGTGGAGGTGGATTTCACCCCATGGAAGCCCCAAGCGCAGCGCGGCATGGCAGGGCCAGGCATTTGAAACTCAAGAGGGATCTGTAAACAATCTCACCGTGTCTCCGACTCCTTGCCTGAAGATCCGCCACATGTTTGATAAGAATGACACCAACACAAATTTGAGATCGGTCATCCAAGACGCAATACTGGAGAAATGCGGTGACAGGTGCAACATACTACACATTGACATTGATCGGGCGTCGTGCTGTGTCTACGTTAAGTGCTCAACGACGATTGACGCAGGCGTGGTGTACAGGAGTCTGCACGGCTGGTGGTACGAGGGCCGGCTCATCACGGTGAAGTACCTACGTCTGGAGAGGTACATGCAGCGGTTTCCCAACTCTCCCTCAACGGGACCATTTCTGAAGCCTTCACGTCGCCGCTGA